A part of Myxococcus landrumus genomic DNA contains:
- a CDS encoding glutamate synthase subunit beta yields MGKPTGFTEWSRVPAHKREKQERLGDFREFTLPLAPDEAKRQAGRCMDCGVPFCHQGCPLGNLIPDFNEAVYRGRWREAYDILSRTNGFPEMTGRLCPAPCEAACVLAIDQDAVTIEQLEKEIAERAFAEGWVKPRPPARRTGFTVGVVGSGPAGLAAAAQLNAAGHSVTVYERDARAGGLLRLGIPDFKLEKSVVDRRLALMEAEGVVFRTGVDVGGAVSFRELRGRHDALLLAMGARRARELEVPGRELSGVVQAMEYLEHQNRLVAGQGEKQPHLDAAGKRVLILGGGDTGSDCLGTALRQGAKSVHQIELFPAPPHLRASDNPWPRWPLIFRTSSSQEEGGERAFALMTKHLSGTNGRLETLHAVKVEVQRSVGSGPRLVEVPGSETTLEVDLLVLAMGFTGPETPGLVEDLGVALSPRGTVQVDARFATSADGVYCAGDASRGASLIVWALSDGREAARSIDAYLSGGLSVLSTRGADSPF; encoded by the coding sequence ATGGGCAAGCCCACCGGATTCACGGAGTGGTCGCGCGTCCCCGCGCACAAGCGAGAGAAGCAGGAGCGGCTGGGAGACTTCCGCGAGTTCACACTGCCGCTCGCTCCCGACGAGGCCAAGCGGCAAGCGGGACGCTGCATGGACTGTGGTGTCCCGTTCTGCCACCAGGGTTGTCCGCTGGGGAACCTCATCCCCGACTTCAACGAGGCCGTGTATCGAGGCCGCTGGCGCGAGGCCTACGACATCCTCAGCCGCACCAACGGCTTCCCGGAGATGACGGGCCGGCTGTGTCCCGCGCCGTGTGAAGCCGCCTGCGTGCTGGCCATCGACCAGGACGCGGTGACCATCGAGCAGTTGGAGAAGGAGATCGCCGAGCGGGCCTTCGCGGAGGGCTGGGTGAAGCCCCGGCCTCCGGCTCGGCGCACGGGCTTCACGGTGGGCGTGGTGGGCTCGGGTCCCGCGGGACTGGCCGCCGCGGCCCAGCTCAACGCCGCGGGGCACAGCGTCACCGTGTACGAGCGCGACGCGCGGGCCGGTGGCCTGCTGCGCCTGGGCATCCCGGACTTCAAGCTGGAGAAGTCCGTCGTGGACAGGCGCCTCGCGCTGATGGAGGCGGAGGGCGTGGTGTTCCGCACCGGCGTCGACGTGGGCGGCGCGGTGAGCTTCCGCGAGCTGCGGGGCCGGCATGATGCGCTGCTGCTCGCCATGGGGGCTCGGCGTGCGCGTGAGCTCGAGGTCCCGGGTCGCGAGCTGTCTGGTGTCGTGCAGGCGATGGAGTACCTGGAGCACCAGAACCGGCTCGTCGCGGGTCAGGGAGAGAAGCAGCCGCACCTGGACGCGGCCGGCAAGCGAGTGCTCATCCTGGGCGGTGGTGACACGGGCTCCGACTGCCTGGGCACGGCGCTCCGTCAGGGGGCGAAGAGCGTGCATCAAATCGAGCTCTTCCCCGCCCCTCCCCACCTGCGCGCTTCGGACAACCCGTGGCCCCGGTGGCCCCTCATCTTCCGCACGTCGTCGAGCCAGGAGGAAGGCGGCGAGCGCGCCTTCGCGCTGATGACGAAGCACCTGTCGGGCACGAACGGGAGGCTGGAGACGCTGCACGCCGTGAAGGTGGAGGTGCAGCGCTCGGTGGGCAGTGGCCCTCGGCTGGTGGAGGTCCCCGGCTCCGAGACCACGCTCGAGGTCGACCTGCTGGTGCTGGCCATGGGCTTCACCGGACCGGAGACCCCAGGGCTCGTCGAGGACCTGGGGGTGGCCCTGTCGCCACGAGGCACGGTGCAGGTGGACGCGCGCTTCGCCACGTCGGCGGACGGGGTCTACTGCGCGGGTGATGCGAGCCGAGGCGCGAGCCTCATCGTCTGGGCCCTCTCCGATGGACGCGAGGCGGCGCGGTCCATCGACGCCTATCTGTCCGGTGGGCTGTCGGTGCTGTCCACTCGCGGCGCGGACAGCCCGTTCTGA
- a CDS encoding ELWxxDGT repeat protein — translation MNLPLVPCSLCLTLMVSALCCGSEGSPEATGAKLGGGEDTMASPYPIDDIAGGRLSAGPHALTDVGGILFFAATDGTRGTELFKSDGTDEGTRLVQDVRAGPLGSEPRELTALGNTLFFVANDGVHGEELWRSEGKPSNTRLVVDLRPGRRGSAPESLTVLGQQLFFLANDGTFGTELWRTDGTPEGTTLVKDIDPGPPGATPSYLTPANGLLYFFVDRTLWRSDGTPQGTSAVQEIHAPPGLTVRPRALAVADSRLYFFMSQEPEDASDKALRTLALWTSDGSTQGTTKCLEVPLAEFSEPLRTLAAGPLLFFVSQAPGLGDELWRSDGTTEGTFLVRDIAQGPLGSHPRELTAMDGRLYFSAWTPEHGDELWRSDGTPEGTVLVKDIVPGPEGSAIAFLRETHGRLYFSAREPGTGHEPWRSNGAARGTARIEDLAPGAFSSSARDFTISGRRVFFTANVRATGAELWARDVGYTFRVASKRLRWTEDEHEASSPLARLVQDIFPGPGGAPPHAWTPRGDTLYFDANDGSVGQELWRTQGTPESTSLLKDVRPGPKSSEPSDFFVLDSWVLFFADDGTHGRELWRTDGTREGTVLVKDLAPGLASGQGEGSPVVVDGVAYFNARDAQHGEELWRTDGTPEGTWLVRDLAPGLEDSSPRYLTAMGSRVYFIANFPERGWELGVSDGTVTGTRCIKDILPGPAGAFPTTLTALGSRLFFTANDGVHGEEPWVSDGSETGTQLLLDIWPGETGSYASLFTAAAGRIFFAATDPTAGREPWLSDGTRSNTTRVRDVNPGPEGSYPLWFGTQGASVLFSADDGTHGIELWRATASPAHASLVKDLWPGRGSSEPRWMTSVGPHVLLHADNGTLGAELWETSGTEAGTRLRQELAPGGQGAAPYFFTLTDSQVFFLADDGAQGIEWWVLTRPVETARE, via the coding sequence ATGAACCTGCCCCTCGTGCCCTGCTCGCTGTGCCTGACCCTCATGGTCTCCGCGCTCTGCTGCGGCAGCGAAGGAAGCCCCGAGGCAACTGGCGCGAAGCTCGGCGGCGGCGAAGACACGATGGCGTCGCCCTATCCCATCGACGACATCGCGGGCGGGCGGTTGAGCGCGGGCCCTCATGCCTTGACCGACGTGGGCGGCATCCTCTTCTTCGCCGCCACGGACGGCACCCGAGGCACCGAGCTGTTCAAGAGCGACGGCACCGACGAGGGCACACGCCTCGTCCAAGACGTGCGAGCGGGGCCCCTCGGCTCCGAGCCTCGCGAACTCACCGCGCTGGGCAACACCCTGTTCTTCGTCGCGAATGACGGAGTCCACGGCGAGGAGCTGTGGAGAAGCGAGGGCAAGCCCTCCAACACGCGGCTCGTCGTGGACCTGCGCCCCGGCCGCAGGGGCTCCGCTCCCGAGAGCCTCACGGTGCTCGGGCAACAGCTCTTCTTCCTCGCCAACGATGGCACCTTCGGGACGGAGCTGTGGCGAACGGACGGCACTCCCGAGGGCACCACGCTGGTCAAGGACATCGACCCGGGCCCCCCTGGGGCAACGCCCTCCTATCTCACCCCCGCGAACGGCCTGCTGTACTTCTTCGTGGACCGGACCTTGTGGCGCAGCGACGGCACCCCCCAGGGGACTTCCGCCGTGCAGGAGATCCACGCCCCACCGGGGCTCACCGTCCGGCCCCGCGCGCTCGCTGTCGCGGACTCGCGGCTCTACTTCTTCATGAGCCAGGAGCCCGAGGACGCGTCCGACAAGGCCCTCCGCACGCTCGCGCTGTGGACGAGCGACGGGAGCACGCAAGGCACGACGAAGTGCCTCGAGGTCCCGCTCGCGGAGTTCAGTGAACCGCTTCGCACCCTGGCCGCGGGGCCGCTCCTCTTCTTCGTCTCCCAGGCCCCGGGACTTGGCGACGAGCTGTGGCGCAGCGATGGCACCACCGAGGGCACCTTCCTGGTGCGCGACATCGCCCAAGGCCCCCTGGGCTCGCATCCTCGAGAGCTCACGGCGATGGATGGGCGCCTCTACTTCTCCGCATGGACGCCTGAACATGGGGACGAGCTGTGGCGCAGCGACGGCACGCCCGAGGGCACGGTGCTCGTCAAGGACATCGTCCCAGGCCCGGAGGGCTCCGCCATCGCCTTCCTTCGCGAGACGCACGGCCGCCTCTATTTCTCCGCCCGGGAACCGGGCACGGGGCATGAGCCGTGGCGCAGCAATGGCGCCGCGCGGGGCACCGCGCGCATCGAAGACCTCGCGCCCGGGGCGTTCTCCTCCAGCGCTCGCGACTTCACCATCAGCGGCCGGAGGGTCTTCTTCACCGCGAACGTTCGCGCCACCGGCGCGGAGCTGTGGGCCCGGGATGTGGGCTACACCTTCCGCGTCGCCTCGAAGCGCCTGCGGTGGACGGAGGATGAACACGAAGCCAGCTCTCCGCTCGCGAGGCTCGTGCAGGACATCTTCCCAGGCCCCGGTGGAGCGCCTCCTCACGCGTGGACCCCGCGCGGCGACACGCTCTACTTCGACGCGAACGACGGCAGCGTCGGCCAGGAACTCTGGAGGACCCAGGGCACTCCCGAGAGCACGTCGCTCCTCAAGGACGTGCGCCCAGGCCCCAAGTCCTCGGAGCCCTCCGACTTCTTCGTCCTGGATTCATGGGTCCTCTTCTTCGCCGATGACGGCACGCATGGCCGCGAGCTCTGGCGGACGGATGGCACCCGCGAAGGCACTGTCCTCGTGAAGGACCTCGCCCCAGGCCTCGCGAGCGGCCAGGGAGAAGGAAGTCCCGTCGTCGTGGACGGCGTCGCGTACTTCAACGCGCGAGATGCTCAACACGGCGAGGAGCTCTGGCGCACCGACGGCACTCCCGAGGGGACCTGGCTCGTCAGGGACCTCGCGCCCGGCCTGGAGGACAGCTCACCTCGCTACCTCACCGCCATGGGCTCGCGCGTCTACTTCATCGCGAACTTTCCGGAGCGAGGCTGGGAGCTCGGCGTCAGCGACGGCACCGTCACCGGAACCCGCTGCATCAAGGACATCCTTCCCGGTCCGGCGGGCGCGTTCCCGACCACGCTCACCGCGCTGGGCTCGCGCCTCTTCTTCACCGCCAACGACGGTGTCCACGGCGAGGAGCCCTGGGTCAGCGACGGGAGCGAGACCGGCACCCAGCTCCTCCTCGACATCTGGCCCGGAGAGACGGGCTCCTATGCGAGCCTCTTCACGGCCGCGGCCGGACGCATCTTCTTCGCGGCCACGGACCCGACCGCGGGCCGCGAGCCCTGGCTCAGCGACGGCACCCGCTCCAACACCACCCGCGTGCGGGATGTGAATCCCGGCCCCGAGGGTTCCTATCCCCTGTGGTTCGGCACCCAGGGCGCCAGCGTCCTCTTCAGCGCCGATGACGGCACGCACGGCATCGAGCTGTGGCGGGCCACCGCCAGCCCGGCCCATGCCAGCCTCGTCAAGGACCTCTGGCCGGGACGAGGAAGCTCCGAGCCCCGCTGGATGACCTCCGTGGGCCCTCACGTCCTCCTCCACGCGGACAACGGCACGCTGGGCGCGGAGCTCTGGGAGACGTCGGGGACCGAGGCGGGAACGCGGCTGCGTCAGGAGCTGGCGCCGGGCGGACAGGGCGCTGCGCCCTACTTCTTCACCCTCACCGATTCCCAGGTGTTCTTCCTCGCGGATGATGGGGCTCAGGGCATCGAGTGGTGGGTCCTGACCCGCCCCGTGGAGACCGCTCGGGAATAA
- the rnk gene encoding nucleoside diphosphate kinase regulator, giving the protein MTSEQSLIVTETDLERLRQVIDHHGGGRLAELADMLDAELSRAKVVRSETVPPSVVTMNSTVLFEDEQTGEQRQVTLVYPRDANTDDGRISVLAPIGSALIGLSVGQSIAWPLPGGRTKRLRIVAVPYQPEAAGQFHI; this is encoded by the coding sequence ATGACCAGCGAGCAGTCCCTCATCGTGACTGAGACCGACCTGGAGCGTCTGCGCCAGGTCATCGACCACCATGGAGGGGGCCGATTGGCCGAGCTCGCGGACATGCTTGATGCGGAGCTGTCCCGGGCCAAGGTCGTTCGCTCGGAGACAGTCCCCCCCAGCGTGGTGACGATGAACAGCACCGTCCTCTTCGAGGACGAGCAGACGGGTGAGCAGCGTCAGGTGACGCTCGTCTACCCGCGCGACGCCAACACCGATGATGGTCGCATCTCCGTGCTGGCCCCCATCGGCAGCGCCCTGATTGGCCTGTCCGTCGGCCAGTCCATCGCCTGGCCGCTGCCGGGCGGACGCACCAAGCGGCTGCGCATCGTCGCGGTGCCCTACCAGCCCGAGGCCGCGGGCCAGTTCCACATCTGA
- a CDS encoding ParA family protein, with protein MALIAFCTIKGGVGKTTLCAHVASALADAGKRVLLLDLDPQAHASLVLGLESREGPCVAEALGPRPKYRMDDVVVASPKRPTLFIAPAAPRMAALERELFQWGHRLQAIPRALKTLSWTPDVILADTPPSIGAYTEAVLSHSDLVVAPVPTGAFALQGLGEIETAWRDVREQQGGALVAVVNLWDRRTTATNEAMEEALKDSTVPVLRARIPRSESINQAGLGYEVVFDTSPTAPGVEELRALAQELAKRVGLR; from the coding sequence ATGGCGTTGATTGCGTTCTGCACCATCAAGGGAGGCGTGGGGAAGACCACGCTGTGCGCGCACGTGGCGTCGGCGTTGGCGGACGCCGGGAAGCGGGTGCTGCTCCTGGACCTGGATCCGCAGGCGCACGCGTCGCTCGTGCTGGGGCTGGAGAGCCGCGAGGGACCGTGTGTCGCGGAGGCGCTGGGGCCTCGGCCGAAGTACCGGATGGATGACGTGGTGGTGGCGTCGCCCAAGCGGCCCACGCTGTTCATCGCGCCGGCGGCGCCGCGCATGGCGGCGTTGGAGCGAGAGCTCTTCCAGTGGGGCCACCGGCTCCAGGCCATCCCTCGGGCGTTGAAGACCTTGAGCTGGACTCCAGACGTCATCCTCGCGGACACGCCGCCGAGCATCGGTGCCTACACGGAGGCCGTGCTGAGTCACTCGGACCTGGTCGTCGCGCCCGTGCCCACGGGGGCCTTCGCGCTCCAGGGGCTGGGAGAAATCGAGACGGCGTGGCGCGACGTGCGCGAGCAGCAGGGCGGCGCGCTGGTGGCGGTGGTGAACCTGTGGGACCGGCGCACCACGGCGACGAACGAGGCGATGGAGGAGGCGCTGAAGGACTCCACCGTGCCGGTGCTGCGCGCGCGGATTCCCCGCTCGGAGTCCATCAACCAGGCGGGGCTGGGCTACGAGGTCGTCTTCGACACGAGCCCCACGGCGCCCGGCGTGGAGGAGCTGCGCGCGCTGGCTCAGGAGCTGGCGAAGCGCGTGGGCCTGCGCTGA
- a CDS encoding MBL fold metallo-hydrolase produces the protein MEVRYYGVRGSIAVSGSRIGGNTACVEVTSQGHRLIFDAGTGIRALGEAMMREATPHKVAMFFSHLHWDHVQGFPFFTPAYLPTSELTLYGPGANGAQGLQTELAAQMQPPHFPVPLSIMRSRMDFLSALHGKTVEVGPFKVTPIDVPHPQGCLAYRVEADGHSFVYATDVELRMEDIAPDVARMFEGADVLCLDAQYTPEEYDGRRGIPKKGWGHSTMMDAAGVAKSVGARRLCLFHHDPAHSDEVLEDMAEQARSIFPVCEPAREGQRLLLGRAA, from the coding sequence ATGGAAGTCCGGTACTACGGCGTTCGGGGAAGCATCGCGGTCTCGGGCTCGCGCATTGGTGGGAACACGGCGTGCGTGGAAGTCACGAGCCAGGGCCACCGGCTCATCTTCGACGCGGGCACCGGCATCCGCGCGCTGGGCGAGGCGATGATGCGCGAGGCGACGCCGCACAAGGTCGCGATGTTCTTCTCGCACCTGCACTGGGACCACGTTCAGGGCTTCCCCTTCTTCACGCCCGCGTACCTGCCCACCTCCGAGCTGACGCTGTATGGCCCCGGAGCCAACGGCGCGCAGGGGCTCCAAACGGAGCTGGCGGCGCAGATGCAGCCTCCGCACTTCCCGGTGCCGCTGAGCATCATGCGCTCGCGCATGGACTTCCTGTCGGCGCTGCACGGCAAGACGGTGGAGGTGGGCCCGTTCAAGGTGACGCCCATCGACGTGCCCCACCCCCAGGGGTGCCTGGCGTACCGCGTGGAGGCGGATGGCCACTCGTTCGTCTACGCCACCGACGTGGAGCTGCGGATGGAGGACATCGCGCCCGACGTGGCGCGGATGTTCGAGGGCGCGGACGTGCTGTGCCTGGACGCGCAGTACACGCCGGAGGAGTACGACGGTCGCCGGGGCATTCCGAAGAAGGGCTGGGGGCACTCGACGATGATGGACGCGGCGGGCGTGGCGAAGTCGGTGGGTGCGCGCCGACTGTGCCTGTTCCACCATGACCCGGCGCACTCGGACGAGGTCCTGGAGGACATGGCCGAGCAGGCCCGCTCCATCTTCCCCGTGTGCGAGCCCGCGCGCGAAGGCCAGCGGCTCCTGCTGGGCCGCGCGGCCTGA
- a CDS encoding sigma-54-dependent Fis family transcriptional regulator codes for MPGECYGDASAFILPPLPTMSPAPDVPQVLLPLGGLVGREVDLDAFLQSLMDRIAATMQADRGTLWLLDPARRELFSRAAHLPEVSQIRVKLGQGVAGTVAQLGQPINVPDPRGEHRFFADIDRMTGYRTNSLLAVPLRDVDGALYGVLQVLNRRGGERFTAEDTERLDAIAAQVSTALQSTSLYQELQRAKDQPQAPVGYFFNRIIGESPQLQAIYRLVRKAAPTDATVLLRGESGSGKELFARAVHVNGPRRDKPFIKVDCAALPATLIENELFGHEKGAFTGADHRMPGKFEAADNGTVFIDEIGELPLPVQGKLLRVLQDREFERVGGTQAIKVDVRIVAATHRDLARMVAEGRFREDLYYRIKVVEVVLPPLRERGAEDIERLARHFVATAARRHRLPTPRLSAPALERLKHYRWPGNVRELENCIESAVVLCEGEILEEHLPLPDMDRLAPAASPTPPRATAPEALLQPLAEVERLHILRVLDAVKGNRTAAAKVLEIGRNTLARKLKEYGLGDEA; via the coding sequence ATGCCAGGTGAATGCTATGGTGACGCTTCGGCCTTCATCCTCCCGCCCCTGCCCACCATGTCCCCAGCTCCGGATGTTCCCCAGGTCCTGCTCCCGCTCGGAGGGCTCGTCGGGCGGGAGGTGGACCTCGACGCCTTCCTCCAGAGCTTGATGGACCGCATCGCGGCCACCATGCAGGCGGACCGTGGGACGTTGTGGCTGTTGGACCCGGCGCGCCGCGAGCTGTTCAGCCGCGCGGCCCACCTGCCGGAGGTATCGCAGATTCGAGTCAAGCTGGGCCAGGGCGTCGCGGGCACCGTGGCCCAGTTGGGCCAGCCCATCAACGTGCCGGACCCGCGCGGCGAGCATCGCTTCTTCGCGGACATCGACCGCATGACGGGCTACCGCACCAACAGCCTGCTCGCCGTGCCACTGCGCGACGTGGACGGCGCCCTGTACGGCGTGCTCCAGGTGCTCAACCGCCGAGGCGGTGAGCGCTTCACGGCCGAAGACACGGAGCGGCTCGACGCGATTGCCGCGCAGGTGAGCACCGCCCTCCAGAGCACCAGCCTCTATCAAGAGCTCCAGCGCGCGAAGGACCAGCCGCAAGCCCCCGTGGGCTACTTCTTCAACCGCATCATCGGCGAGTCCCCCCAGCTCCAGGCCATCTACCGGCTGGTGCGCAAGGCGGCGCCCACCGATGCCACCGTGCTGCTGCGCGGAGAGAGCGGCAGCGGCAAGGAGTTGTTCGCGCGCGCGGTGCACGTCAACGGCCCCAGGCGCGACAAGCCCTTCATCAAGGTCGACTGCGCCGCGCTGCCCGCCACGCTCATCGAGAACGAGCTGTTCGGCCATGAGAAGGGCGCCTTCACCGGCGCGGACCATCGGATGCCCGGCAAGTTCGAGGCGGCCGACAACGGCACCGTGTTCATCGACGAGATTGGCGAGCTGCCGCTGCCCGTGCAGGGCAAGCTCCTGCGCGTGCTCCAGGACCGCGAGTTCGAGCGCGTGGGCGGCACGCAGGCCATCAAGGTGGACGTGCGCATCGTCGCGGCCACGCACCGGGACCTGGCCCGCATGGTGGCGGAGGGACGCTTCCGCGAGGACCTCTACTACCGCATCAAGGTCGTCGAGGTGGTGCTCCCCCCGCTGCGTGAGCGCGGCGCGGAGGACATCGAGCGGCTGGCGCGGCACTTCGTCGCCACGGCGGCTCGCAGGCATCGGCTCCCGACGCCCCGACTCAGCGCCCCCGCCCTGGAGCGGCTCAAGCACTACCGGTGGCCGGGCAACGTCCGGGAGCTGGAGAACTGCATCGAGAGCGCGGTGGTGCTGTGCGAGGGGGAGATTCTCGAGGAGCACTTGCCCCTCCCCGATATGGACCGCCTGGCCCCCGCGGCCTCGCCCACGCCGCCTCGCGCGACGGCCCCGGAGGCGCTGCTGCAACCCCTGGCGGAGGTGGAGCGCCTGCACATCCTGCGCGTCCTGGACGCGGTGAAGGGCAACCGCACCGCCGCCGCGAAGGTGCTGGAGATTGGCCGCAACACCCTGGCCCGGAAGCTCAAGGAGTACGGCCTCGGCGACGAGGCGTGA
- a CDS encoding serine/threonine-protein kinase: protein MDVHAVETFVAAARVSLPGFELQEMLGRGGMGEVWLARQTSLGRTVAVKLLPPKLAKDPEFVARFEKEATALAALNHPNIVQIIDRGVAGEHYYFVMEFVEGRSLREAISASALSPQQGLKLLLQVARAIECAHDKDIIHRDLKPENILLDGRGNVKVADFGLAGIRQSESRLQLTATAVAMGTLNYMAPEQRRDAKNVDGRADLFSLGVVLYEVLTGELPLGRFKLPSQRVPGLDPRVDLVVERLLETDPEARYAKAGDLCAALEVMISTSSVPGGLAAGLITERQPRSRRRSTSQLARRFRTGWRGMRAGLTVVGAAALIGIVAKLVPVSVHVGKDDNVVIGTQGVKVRTGTKAWPPNTYHEVFTTVNLVESKTPEGESRFEVSFDDKGTEELNLHSGDWKLQEGQLRAWQGGQDAGGRRLVPRAYVAHRYFAADNFDAQVVMDVKPLGNEYPEEPDAQHYGELSFRIKDLQVSAFAIPEVGMRLAWRYFTEDGQEVVGNSAQDTDGLVEDEMPLPTTGPYLVRLKLSPMKGGVVLAEGFLGRQRFARKLLPGLANRVGKVAVGCRNLACTFDDLKVRGQLEARPPRKVASGQEQ from the coding sequence ATGGACGTGCACGCCGTGGAGACCTTCGTGGCGGCGGCCCGGGTGTCGCTGCCCGGGTTCGAGCTCCAGGAGATGCTGGGGCGCGGTGGCATGGGCGAGGTGTGGCTCGCGCGCCAGACGTCGCTGGGGCGCACGGTGGCGGTGAAGCTCCTGCCGCCGAAGCTGGCGAAGGACCCGGAGTTCGTCGCCCGGTTCGAGAAGGAGGCCACGGCGCTCGCCGCCCTCAATCACCCGAACATCGTGCAGATCATCGACCGCGGCGTCGCGGGCGAGCACTACTACTTCGTCATGGAGTTCGTGGAGGGGCGCTCGCTGCGGGAGGCCATCTCCGCCAGCGCGCTCTCGCCGCAGCAGGGCCTGAAGCTGTTGCTCCAGGTGGCGCGCGCCATCGAGTGCGCGCATGACAAGGACATCATCCACCGCGACCTCAAGCCGGAGAACATCCTCCTGGACGGGCGCGGCAACGTGAAGGTGGCGGACTTCGGACTGGCGGGGATTCGTCAGTCGGAGTCCCGGCTCCAGCTCACCGCGACGGCGGTGGCCATGGGCACGCTGAACTACATGGCTCCGGAGCAGCGGCGCGACGCGAAGAACGTCGACGGTCGCGCCGACCTGTTCTCGCTGGGCGTGGTGCTCTACGAGGTGCTCACCGGAGAGCTGCCGCTGGGGCGCTTCAAGCTGCCCTCGCAGCGGGTGCCGGGGTTGGACCCTCGCGTGGACCTGGTGGTGGAGCGTCTCTTGGAGACGGACCCCGAGGCCCGTTACGCGAAGGCAGGAGACCTCTGCGCGGCCCTGGAGGTGATGATCTCCACGTCGTCCGTGCCCGGTGGCCTGGCGGCGGGGCTCATCACGGAGCGCCAGCCTCGGTCGCGGCGCAGGTCCACGAGCCAGCTCGCGCGCCGCTTCCGCACCGGGTGGCGCGGCATGCGCGCGGGACTGACGGTCGTGGGCGCGGCGGCGCTGATTGGCATCGTGGCCAAGCTGGTGCCGGTGAGCGTGCACGTGGGCAAGGATGACAACGTCGTCATCGGCACCCAGGGCGTGAAGGTCCGCACGGGCACGAAGGCGTGGCCGCCGAACACGTACCATGAGGTCTTCACCACGGTGAACCTGGTGGAGTCGAAGACGCCGGAGGGCGAGTCCCGCTTCGAGGTCTCCTTCGACGACAAGGGCACCGAGGAGCTCAACCTCCACAGCGGTGACTGGAAGCTCCAAGAGGGACAGCTCCGCGCGTGGCAGGGCGGACAGGACGCGGGAGGGCGGCGGCTGGTGCCTCGTGCCTACGTGGCGCACCGCTACTTCGCGGCGGACAACTTCGACGCGCAGGTGGTGATGGACGTCAAGCCGCTCGGGAACGAGTACCCCGAGGAGCCGGATGCCCAGCACTACGGCGAGCTGTCCTTCCGCATCAAGGACCTCCAGGTGTCGGCCTTCGCCATCCCCGAGGTGGGCATGCGCCTGGCGTGGCGCTACTTCACGGAGGATGGGCAGGAGGTCGTCGGCAACAGCGCCCAGGACACCGACGGGCTCGTCGAGGACGAGATGCCCTTGCCCACGACGGGGCCGTATCTGGTGCGGTTGAAGCTGAGCCCGATGAAGGGCGGCGTCGTGTTGGCGGAAGGCTTCCTGGGCCGGCAGCGCTTCGCCCGGAAGTTGTTGCCGGGTCTGGCAAACCGCGTGGGCAAGGTGGCCGTGGGCTGCCGCAACCTCGCCTGCACCTTTGATGACTTGAAGGTGCGTGGCCAACTGGAGGCGCGTCCCCCGCGCAAGGTGGCCTCCGGTCAGGAGCAGTAG